A part of Ascochyta rabiei chromosome 3, complete sequence genomic DNA contains:
- a CDS encoding NAD(P)H dehydrogenase (quinone) translates to MAPKIAIVYYSMYGHVKTLAEAELKGIREAGGDATLFQVPETLSDEVLQKMYAPPKPTDIATLNNPADLEGFDGVLFGIPTRYGNFPAQFKAFWDSTGKQWQQGSFWGKYAGIFISTGTQGGGQESTAIAAMSTLAHHGFIYVPLGYKTAFAQLSNLEEIHGGSPWGAGTFSGGDGSRQPSALELSVATAQGKAFYEAVAKAHP, encoded by the exons ATGGCTCCCAAGATCGCTATCGTCTACTACTCCATGTACGGCCATGTCAAGACATTG GCTGAAGCTGAGCTGAAGGGCATCCGCGAAGCCGGCGGTGATGCTACACTCTTCCAGGTCCCCGAGACTCTCTCGGACGAGGTCCTCCAGAAGATGTACGCCCCGCCCAAGCCCACCGACATCGCTACCCTGAACAACCCCGCCGACCTCGAGGGCTTTGACGGTGTCCTCTTCGGTATTCCCACCCGTTACGGCAACTTCCCAGCCCAGTTCAAGGCTTTCTGGGACAGCACTGGCAAGCAATGGCAACAAGGGAGCTTCTGGGGCAAATACGCCGGAATCTTCATCTCCACAGGCACCCAGGGTGGTGGTCAGGAGAGCACAGCAATTGCTGCCATGTCGACCTTGGCACACCACGGTTTCATCTACGTCCCGCTCGGCTACAAGACGGCATTCGCCCAGCTCTCCAACCTTGAGGAGATCCACGGCGGTTCGCCCTGGGGCGCAGGTACCTTCTCCGGTGGCGACGGCTCGCGCCAGCCCAGTGCTCTCGAGCTCAGCGTTGCGACAGCCCAGGGCAAGGCCTTCTACGAGGCTGTTGCCAAGGCGCACCCGTGA